Genomic DNA from Lutibacter sp. A80:
TGTTGCTGTTTTTGATATATTGGGACGCTTGGTATTTTCAAAAAACTATACTGCCGATCAAAACTTACAAGTTCAGTTTAATAACCTTTCGGTAGCCGATTACATTTTAAAAGTTACAGCCAACAACAAACAATTTGTAAAAAAAATACTTAAAAAGTAAGAGCAATTATTGCTCATTTTACTTATTAGATATTCTATTTTTAAAAATAAATTACAATCACTAACTAAATTAATTATTCATGAGGAAAATTACTTTAATGCTACTACTTTGCGTAGTAACTACAATTTCTATTGCACAACAATTATATGTTGAAGGAGGAAAATCATCAACTTCATTCGATTATAAAAATTCACAAGGTATTAGCCTTGAAAACTTACAAGCAACTACTAAAAATTATATGGCGGTAGGTTATAGTAGACAACTATTTACAAAAAACTTGCATTTAAATGTAGGATTGGATTATGCAAGTTATGGAGCTATTGGAAGCGATATTGCTTTAGGAAACTATATGGAATGGAATGTGAACTATGCTGGCTTAAACCTTGGTTTAGATTATAACTTATTTCATATTAAAAAAGCAAGTGTATACCTAAAAGGAGGTATGTCTGCAGGATTTTTTGTTCAGGGGACTCAAACATTTAACACTAGTGTAATTGATTTAAAAAACAACGATGACTTTGATACCACTTTAATTTCAATGAATGCAGGAATAGGATTTTTACACCCAATTTCAGAAAATCTTTCTTTTTATGTACAGTATCTGTATGGAAAAAGCATAGATATGGCTTCAGACGATGCAGAACTAAAAATTACAAGTAATAAGGTTGGATTTGGATTGTTAATTAACATTTCAAAAAAAATAAGTAACAGCCAAAAAGAAAATTAAAAATATCAAACTAATATTTAATACATCAATTTATGAAAAGACTACTACTTTTAGTATTATTAATAGGAACGATTTTCCAGGGGGTTTCACAAACCAAAGGGATTAGTTACCAAGCGGTTATTTTAAATCCGCAACCACAGGAATTACCTGGACAAAACGCCGAGAACAATATTTTGGCAAACAGCACTGTCTCCATTCAATTTACTATTTTAAATGCATCAGGAACTGAAGAATATCAGGAGCAGCATAGTACAACAACAGATAAATATGGTATGCTAAATCTATTAATAGGAACCGGTTCTCCAACAAGCGGTACTAGTTTTACAGATGTTTTTTGGAACGGTACTACAAAGAAATTAAAAGTCGGGATTGACTTTAAAGGAGGTACTAATTTTAGTGCTTTAAGTGAGCAGGATCTAACTTATATGCCACAACCGCCAACGCAGGAAACAACACAACAAATTGTAGATAATTCAGTATCAATTTCAGAAGAAGTAGCAAGAGCCACAGCAGCAGAACAAATAAATGCAACTACGATTTCAGAAGAAGTAGCAAGAGCCACAGCAGTAGAACAAATAAATGCAACTATGATTTCAGAAGAAGTAGCAAGAGCCACAGCAGTAGAACAAATAAATGCAACTACGATTTCAGAAGAAGTAACAAGAGCCACAGCAGCAGAACAAATAAATGCAACTACGATTTCAGAAGAAGTAGCAAGAGCCACAGCAGCAGAACAAATAAATGCAACTACGATTTCAGAAGAAGTAACAAGAGCCAAAGCTGCAGAAGCAGCAAATCTAACGGCAATTTCCACTTTACAAGGAGAGCAAATTATTCAAAATAATGCTATTTCATTGAATACAGCAAAAGTAAGTGATATAAATCATGTAGCTGTTTCTACAACAGATGATTTAACTGAGGGAACAACTAATTTATATTATACAGAAGCGCGAGTAACAGCCAATACAGCAGTAGCAGCGAACACAACGCATGTAACAAAAACAGACAATCCACATTCAGTAACCAAAGCACAAGTAGGTTTAGGAAATGTAAATAATACAAGTGATGCAGATAAACCAGTTAGCACAGCTACACAAACAGCCTTAGATGGTAAGGTAGATGAAAATTCGGCAATTACCGGAGCTACAAAAACCAAAATTACGTATGACGCCAAAGGGTTGGTTACTGCAGGAGCAGATGCAACTACAACAGATATAGCAGAGGGTACAAATTTATATTATACAGAAGCTAGGGTAGCAGCCAATACAGCAGTAGCAGCGAACACAACGCATGCAACAAAAACAGACAATCCACATTCAGTAACCAAAGCACAAGTAGGTTTAGGAAATGTAGATAATACTTCTGATGCCGATAAACCAGTTAGCACAGCTACACAAACAGCCTTAGACGGTAAGGTAGATGAAAATTCGGCAATTACCGGAGCTACAAAAACCAAAATTACGTATGACGCCAAAGGGTTGGTTACTGCAGGAGCAGATGCAACTACAACAGATATAGCAGAGGGTACAAATTTATATTATACAGAAGCTAGGGTAGCAGCCAATACAGCAGTAGCAGCGAACACAACGCATGCAACAAAAACAGACAATCCACATTCAGTAACCAAAGCACAAGTAGGTTTAGGAAATGTAAATAATACAAGTGATGCAGATAAACCAGTTAGCACAGCTACACAAACAGCCTTAGATGGTAAGGTAGATGAAAATTCGGCAATTACCGGAGCTACAAAAACCAAAATTACGTATGATGCCAAAGGGTTGGTTACCGCAGGAGCCGATGCAACCACAACAGATATAGCAGAGGGTACAAATTTATATTATACAGAAGCGCGTGTAACAGCAAATACAGCAGTAGCAGCGAGTACAACGCATGCAACAAAAACAGACAATCCACATTCAGTAACCAAAGCACAAGTAGGTTTAGGAAATGTAAATAATACTTCTGATGCCAATAAACCAGTTAGCACAGCTACACAAACAGCCTTAGATGGTAAGGTAGATGAAAATTCGGCAATTACCGGAGCTACAAAAACCAAAATTACGTATGATGCCAAAGGGTTGGTTACCGCAGGAGCCGATGCAACCACGGCAGATATAGCAGCAAGTACAGATAAAAATTATGTAACAGATGCACAAAAAACTGTAATAGCTTCAATTTCTAATACAGGTAGTGGAAATATAATTACGTCAACGGAACGTACGAAATTAAATACAATAGAAGCTGGAGCTGTTATGACGACTGGAAATCAAACAATAACTGGTTCTAAAACATTTACTGGAACTACAAAATTTGCAGATGGCACACAAGGAGCTGGTAAAGTTTTAACTTCTGACGCTAGTGGTAATGCAAGTTGGCAAGTGAGTGGAGGTGCCTCTACAATGCCAGAGTATGTCTACGCTTATATTGGAAACGCGAGTACATTAGGTCCACAAACATTGACTGCTATGTTTCCAGCAGCAACTTATGTAAATGGAGTTGTAATGAACGGATCATCAATTACCTTGCACGCGAATAAAATGTATGAGGTAACAGTTGCTTTCTATATTTACAATGCATCAGGAGGACATACATTCAAAATGAAAGATGCAACGAATTCTGCTTACCTTGGAACGGAAATTTATTTTGGTCAAGGTGGTTCTGATGTATCTTACAATATGTCAACAACAAACTTCTTATTTAAACCATCTACTGATGTGAATTTGGAACTTGAGAAAACACAAGGGACAGATGTTAACCTAATAGGTAAGATTGTTGTAAAAGAAATCAGATAACCAAATAAACTTTGGCGTAATAAGGCTGTCTCCATTGGAGACAGCCTTTTACTTTTTACTGAGAATTTAAAATGGTTTATTCTTTCCAAGAACACGGTTGGTGTAATTGACAAATTTCTAATAGACTTCAGATTACTGAAGATGTTCGGGTGTAGTTGTAATTGGCTCTAGCGATACCTGTATCATATGTGCTTTGCTGTTTCAAGTATTTATAAAAGTATTAATTCCTTAAAATTTAGTAGCTATTATAATTAATGAATTCCTATTTCGTATTGATTTTATTAAATAAGATAAGAAGCCGTTTCTTTAATACTTTAATTATGAAAATAAACTCACTTTTGATTGTTTCAGCTTAACTGTTAAGTTGTTCTTAAAACGATTAATCGGGTGTGTTAAATTCACAAGAGAAAAGCTTTTTGATAAGTGTTACAAGGTGAAGTTGAATTAAGAAAAGTAAGGGTGTTTTAAAAAGGATGGTATAATATTAAGGAGAAAATGATATAACTAAGAAAAATTCTCTTACTAATGAAAATAAATTATCTCAACTATTTGAGAATTAATATTGTTGTATTCTGATTTTTTAAATACATAATTATAGTGTAATTGAATGAAAACAATGTTTTTTTTCTATAATAATCTATAATTATTGAATTATGTTTAATGATTTATTGTTTTTGCTAATATAATATTAAAAAAATGATTGGTTAGGGTTTAAAAATGCTTAATGTTTTCAATTTTCATATTTATGATCATTAAAAATTAAAAAACATTAAATCATAACTAGTTGATTTTAAAGATATTAAAAATAATGCTATTTGTATTTTTTAGAAGAGAATAGTTGATGGTTTTGTTTTTATGATACTGATATTGAATGTGTTAATAGTGTTTGCTAGGTTGTAAACGTTATTAATAATCATTCAAATCCCTAATATTATATAATCGTTAACAATTTTTTTCTACATTTGTTTTTCATTAAATTATATAAATGTCTGAAAAATCTATTCAAAATGATGACATACTCTTAGAAAGATTAAAATCTGGAGACAACCAAGCGCTTACAGAAATATATAATACCTATTGGAAATCACTTTTTTTATCTTCATATGCTTTATTAAATAATAAAGAAGTTTGTGAGGATCTTATTCAAGACGTTTTTCTTGATATCTGGAGAAAAAGAGAATTTTTAAAAATAACTATTTC
This window encodes:
- a CDS encoding outer membrane protein, with translation MRKITLMLLLCVVTTISIAQQLYVEGGKSSTSFDYKNSQGISLENLQATTKNYMAVGYSRQLFTKNLHLNVGLDYASYGAIGSDIALGNYMEWNVNYAGLNLGLDYNLFHIKKASVYLKGGMSAGFFVQGTQTFNTSVIDLKNNDDFDTTLISMNAGIGFLHPISENLSFYVQYLYGKSIDMASDDAELKITSNKVGFGLLINISKKISNSQKEN